The window atttatcaatGAATTTTTAGTCCAACTTTGattccatatatatatgtatgaatattgaattttaagaattaaataCAGACTTTTGGaatggatttaatttgatttgtgcTTGAGTAATTGATTTTCAGTATCGTGTGGGAATGATAGTGACATATTGTTGAATAGGAGGGTGATGCGTACATTAATTAGGGATTACTATACATagtaataagaaaaattattagagAGATAAGTCataaatgagaataataaaaagatattttattttttttattttttattataattagagACTTCacacttatttttaattattgaatatatGAACTtagaagaaatatgaaaataatctTTTGTTGaacattgatttttaaatttagtttaattataagaatataaatGCTATGTGTTTTGGGTCGAACTGTGTGACGTCTCGCTCGTTTAATCTTATTTGTATCACTAAAAAGTTTAAATTGGCACTGTCTATGCTATGGGAAACGATCAAACGAAGCGATGACAACAACTAGAATGAAGACCGAGGGGTTTAAAGGGAAGAACGATTTTGGTTTATGGCAGATCAAGATGAAAGTGATCTTGTTACGGCAGAGTTTGGCCGAAATATTGAATGTGGATCCAAAGGCAAAAGAAACCGTGAATATAGATTACAAAGTTGATATGGGTGTCATTTGATAAGTTTTTGGGTCCTATTTACTAATTTCATTAGATGAGAAGTTCAAACAATCTTATGCAAACATTACTCAACGTTAactaaaagaagaaatgaCAATTATCAAGAATTACCATTAGATGGTCCAGCTTGTTTGTAGGTTTGCTTTGAAAAGATGAATCCCATAGTcgtccattttttaaaaattcgcccaattttcaattttcggATATGGACGGCTAACGGCTTACTTTTATTGGATCATTTGTAATTAACAAATACTTTTATGGCGCATCTTTGAAAAACATGGATTATCTCTACAATAATCCATGCTTAAGATTCACGCAGcacttataattaaataactaatgcaattttttgtttgtttcttaCATTGGAAACTGttctttttttcagttttgtagAAGACTCATTTCAGGGTAATTGTTCATATTTCCAGTTTcgattattcaaattatattttgttatttaccATGTAGGCTTGGAAAATTTGATTGAATGTTATTATAATGAGataattttatctctcttcttccttaatgttttacattttgtattatatagtagtattttttattttaatacattgttTTAACTAAATGAATTTTATAGTTTCAAAATCCTAATATGTTTTCAAATACATGAATCATATTATCCAAGAATTTAATCCTTGAGAAGAATTATTcaaagaatattttttgtacattacagagtcttactttactaatgttatagtagtataaaaatatatgtcaTCCACTATCAAGactatatttttgtggacatAGTGATATATTGAGGTCCTCCCAACAAGTACAGAATAAAACAGTTGCAACAGTAATATCAATATGCAGGTTGTCAAAATGACATGATTCTCTTGCTTGCATTACATCATAGACTCGAACCTCAAATGCCTCAACCTTGTTTACTTCCCTCCGAAGACTGCTCAGAAAGATACCTAGATCACACAGAAGACAAAATCAAATGAAGACAGATCAACTGAAATCTCAAAACCCACATGATAAGCATTGAAAGAACTTATCAAACGTAATGTTTTCGCATATCCTTACTTTCCAGTATAAAGTCCTGCAGTGTACCAAGCCCTCAGAACCACATCAAGATCTGTTGTAGACTTGCTTTCGGGAGATTGCCCAGTTTCAACACCCAGCTCTTTATATGTCCCTGAAATTCACCATAAGGAACAGAGTGCATTGCTTAGGAAGGCAACAATACAAGTATACAACATTGGTTATGAGACTGTGAACTAAAAAAACTCAATAAGGCTAATCAATTCAAAGTGTAGAATTCATCAAACTCTTAAATTGATGATACAAAAAAACTCTACTCtgtaatttctaattttttttgtcggTTCACTTCTTGGAAGTACGGAAAAGTAAGTTTCAGGAGGAATATTTccacaaacaaaattttaattaatcatccCAAGCATATAAATAATGCACAAACCATGTATGgattaaaacaattgaaaacaTCTCACCTCCATTTCCTTCCTTTGTTAATGAAAGTGCTTTTTCAGCAGCGGCCATCGCCATATTAACAAAATCAGGATCCTTTTTAGGCTCAGAATTGGCATTCGGAGAACCTTTTGCAAGACAAGTTGTATGAATATAGTTACCGTCAGAACAAGCAGCAGGTGATGAATtacatggaacaacccaaTTTTGACAGCCATATGGGCAGCTACAAGCTACAGTTCCATAGGGTTGAGGAACAGATGCTTGATACTCTTCAGTCATGGATGTACTGGAATAGGGATATTGATTATTCCAATTATTGTATTGGTTAAGTTGCTGGAGAATATGTTGCCTCTGATTCTCAATCTCATAATATTTGTTCAACAACTTGGTATACTCTTCTGAACCATCTGAATAGCACGATGCTTCATTTTGATGTTTTATATCCGTTGAGACTGTATATTGGCATTGGGAAACTGATGTAGTAGCAGAAATGTCATTGGTGGGTGGAACAGGGCACTCGTGAATATTGGAAAAACCAACACATTTTGCAGAAGAACCTAACTCCAAAGGAGAATCTTCCGTGCTTACTAAAGTCTCTGCAGTCTCCACGACCTGTGTTGTGGTTTCCAGTCCATTTAAAAGGCTGTCATCATTCTGGACAAATCTTCATCAAATAAGAAAGTTTAGCATCAAATATGTTATCTCAGTCTCAGATGCTTTGCAATTGAAGTTATAAAAGCACTATGCGCATACTAAAGAAGAGAACTTTCCAGTTTACGCATCTGAAGGAGAAACTATTGGGCATTACATGTAAGTTTGAAgttcaaaattaaacaacaGCGCCTGAATTTGATAAAGTTAAGGCTGTTCTCAAGAATTCCGTCACAGCTATAGatgttcaataatttattatccaTATGATGAAAACAATAACCACAAAACCACTATTTATATCTGGACTGAACTGAATCAACAAGCCCAAGCAAAAGCCTTTCAAAAGAAAGGCacttaataaacaaaatagcaTGTAACGAAATAATATAACTGAAAGGTAAATAAAGCAAGCCTAAACAGGCTTCCCTGACATCTTATTGCGTCGTGAATACACCACCTCCAAAGATGCACTCGGAGCACTGCTATAGAATTCCGTTACGAGAACATCTACTCTAATAGAGTGTTGCACTTGATAAGCGGAAACCCATTCCCAAAAAAACAATATCCCTGTGGAATCTTTGACAAAGCTCTTTGGCAGATTTTAAACTCCGATTGAACTAAGAGAAAGCCTTCATGATTACATGAACAAGTATATATGGTTCTTTAACAAGTCCATAACACTCTATTTTCGTGCGATACGGCCTACAATAGTTCAAAAGTTCTACAGTTTGTCTATAGGGGGGCAAAGCTTGTCTAACATGCagtaaaaagttaataatGCTAAGATCAGCCATGATTACAGGGAGCTCAGTATAAACAGTGGAGGCCTAAGACATAAGAAAGGTTGAGCTAAATAGCCATATTCCTTTCCTCAATATGTAACTGGTACTACTAATAACCGGTGGAAACAACTTAATCTTTTCTAAAATTCACAGTTCTTATTTCTCTCCATACATCAAATTGATGCCCTAGTTTTTACACTAAACCAAAAAGCAAGATTTAATCAGCATATTTTGTTTCCTGCTTTCATTAACATCATCATAATCATCATAGCCatataaaaattgtaacaaataaatcacatcaAAGTATATATTAGTGCAAGCACACTCACTCAATGTTGGAGGCACACTCAATGTTTCCATTATCAGCTCCAGCGCCTGGTAAACTTTCCTCGGCATTAATAATGGCCTTCTCTTCACTTTTTACATTCATCGCCTGCATTGGAAAACAacgaaaatgataaatacaagcaatacaaaacaaattttcaggCGGTGCTTAGAATATAGCATGGAGGTTTGCCTTGTATTTGGTAACGGCGTGGTCGAAGGCTTTAATTAGGGCAGAATCGTCCCAAATCTCTCCCTCCTTCCCCATGACTTGTGTTCTGTTCCAAAATCTCTGCAAAGTGATGCGAAAAAATGATGGATTTGAAGCGGAGAGAAGAATCGGCAAAGCTATGAGCGGCGGCGACACTGATTCGtcgttttaaaaatttatcattatttcgtattttattatattaaacaataattttataataaaaaaatatagtagtaacacatttaatacatttttggtattttcattttatcttgAAAATGGCCACAACACTGAGCTTCCTCTCTCCCACTCTATCTCTCCCTACACAAAAGCCCTCGTCAATTCGAACACAGTGTTTCCCCTTTTCTTGTGTTTCATTTCCCTCAATCTCAGCCGCTGCTTGGCGAAGTCATGGCCGCATCCTCCCCTGCAGCATCAACCCCACTTTCTCCACAAATGCAACTCAATATGAGgtaattcatcaatttatatttCCAGTTGCTGGGAAAGTTGGGCAATTTTTAAGTTGTAGCAGAGCTTGCAAATCTTTaatattaacaattaaatcatCATACCATAtttattgatcatttttaGTTTGCTGTTATTGCTTTCCATTATTAAAGTGGCAAGTCCAATTCTAAATGAAGTAGCATTTGATTGATGCTTGAATGCAGTTTAGTGATGATTCGTCTGAGGTAGAGTTGAGACTGGAACTGGGGGAAGAAAACATAAGTCCAGGGGATGTTTATGTGGATGCAACTGAGAAATCTTTGGTAATAAGAGTGCAGTCTTCTGGATGCACAAAAACTCTCTTGGACACTCATAATCTATATGGAATGATAAAGCCTTCTGAGATGATATGGTAGTATTTGGCATTTTCTATTGGTAACTGAACCCTCCCCCCCCAATGGCTACAACTATATCATATTATCTTCTTCAACAGGTATATAGATGACACCCAGCTTGTAGTTAACTTGAAAAAGCAAGATCCCGAACTAAAATGGCATGACATCGTGGAATCTTGGGAGTCATTAACGACTGGAGTCGCCCAACTGCTGAAAGGAACATCAATCTTTTTAGTTGGAGAATCAACAGAAATTAACAACAGTGTTGCTCGAGAATTAGCAGTCGGTCTTGGGTATGTGCCCCTTCTGTTTTTAAGTCTAGAAAATATTACTGTAAATGTTAATGGATTGGCTGGCTCTAATGTGAACAGTCAACCTTAATCTTTCTCCTTGCTTCATTGCATCTCGTCTTCTAGTGTTTAGCATGTTCAAAACAATTATTGCTAGGCGCTAGCTGGTGGCTTGGCCCGCTCTCTTTATCTTTACAGAGAGTTTCATGTTTCTTTGTGATAGATACTCTCCGCTTTGCACAAAGGAGCTTCTTGAAGCGTATTCCAAGCAAACTATCGATTCATGTATGTGAAgatcctctctctctttctctgaAATGCTAC is drawn from Salvia hispanica cultivar TCC Black 2014 chromosome 6, UniMelb_Shisp_WGS_1.0, whole genome shotgun sequence and contains these coding sequences:
- the LOC125194334 gene encoding uncharacterized protein LOC125194334 → MDSTTTICTFSLMRCTLDCGEHERFWNRTQVMGKEGEIWDDSALIKAFDHAVTKYKAMNVKSEEKAIINAEESLPGAGADNGNIECASNIEFVQNDDSLLNGLETTTQVVETAETLVSTEDSPLELGSSAKCVGFSNIHECPVPPTNDISATTSVSQCQYTVSTDIKHQNEASCYSDGSEEYTKLLNKYYEIENQRQHILQQLNQYNNWNNQYPYSSTSMTEEYQASVPQPYGTVACSCPYGCQNWVVPCNSSPAACSDGNYIHTTCLAKGSPNANSEPKKDPDFVNMAMAAAEKALSLTKEGNGGTYKELGVETGQSPESKSTTDLDVVLRAWYTAGLYTGKYLSEQSSEGSKQG
- the LOC125194333 gene encoding probable inactive shikimate kinase like 2, chloroplastic, with translation MATTLSFLSPTLSLPTQKPSSIRTQCFPFSCVSFPSISAAAWRSHGRILPCSINPTFSTNATQYEFSDDSSEVELRLELGEENISPGDVYVDATEKSLVIRVQSSGCTKTLLDTHNLYGMIKPSEMIWYIDDTQLVVNLKKQDPELKWHDIVESWESLTTGVAQLLKGTSIFLVGESTEINNSVARELAVGLGYSPLCTKELLEAYSKQTIDSWKDEEGSDSVAEGEAAILDSLSSQARVVVATLGGKHGAARRPGKWRHLFAGFTIWLSQSEATDEESAKEEARRDIEYGLRGYTNAEVVVKLQGWDATYTKTVAQASLSALKRLVLSDKNITGKKSLYVRLGCRGDWPDIKPPAWDPATAS